CCACCCTTGAGgataaattatatcaaagtgtCTTGAGAACATGTGTAAAAAGCTAAACAGTAACATACGTGAATTGGAGCAATTTAAATGTTGTAGTGAATTACTATTTATAACTTGAATGCAGCGGCAGACCCAAACCTTTTAGGAAAGGGTGCACGTGCACCCGCTAACTTAAGAAAAAATCATGTATATCTATTTTGAGAAACTGACAGAAACTAGATATAATTAACAGTGCACCAATGAAGCATAGGAGTGACCTTGTGCTGCTGGTACAAGTTAGAGAAATCACCTCTAAACATTCTTTGTTTATTTGGAAAAGAACACAACTTGGGAAAAGTACAAAAGTTCAAGGGCCAGTTTAGGTGTGTAAAGGTAACAATAATAGCAAATGGACACTTAAAATGACAAATTCTCTGTTGAAAAAGGACGAAGTGCTGGAGAAAATAATTCAGAAGCTAAAAAGAAGTGTTCAAAAAACTGAGGTTGCACAGAGTTGGTCTCTTTGTAGACTAACTCACAAAGTGAGGTGTATCGATACAGTGAAGAAAACTTACACTGTGACTCAAAGAAGCAGGGTAACCATATCCAGTGTTAGAATTGTCATACTCCATTCCAAGCTGAAAATTCAGGTGGTgactttgttgttgttgtggcgGTTGGTAAAGAATCAGAGATTTTCGCTGTCCGTTCTGAACTGGCACAACACTATCTTCAACATAGCTCTTCTGAGGAACAGAGTAATGTTGTTGCTGTTGATTAACACTGTACTGGTCGTTAAATTGACTGTCCCCTCCATACTCTGCAAGATCCAAGTAATCATCCACTACTTCTCCGCCAAACAACATCCCATAGTTGTTATTCTTATTGTTATTCTTAACAGGAGGATTCAACAACAACCATGAAGCtgcttcatcttcatcttcttcatctatGGTTGTATCATCTGCATCTTGATTCAAACTTAAGAATCCATCATCCTCGGTGCCTTCCCCTGTGGTCCCACCAATCATCATAGAACCACCGCTAATGGTGTGAACAGCTGGAGGACCATAAATGGTTCCTGGATATTTGAATCAGAgattaatttagaatttaaaagtttgatggattcaatttttacatttttgaaaTTATGGTTTAGAAGTcgtattttttgttatttttaacatGGAGTACATATGTTGTGTGTGAAAAAAGAATTGGTGGCTACCTGGAATGGGCATAATTGGTACACGGTGGTGACGACGTGCCAAGGGGTTTGCCGAATGGATGTCAGCATCGCAAGAGGCACAAAGTGAGGCAGCATCCGCTTTGCAAAGAAAGGCTGCAGGGGCTCGCTCGCAGGCTTCGCAAACCCATACACGCTCGTGGCGAGAAGCCATGAGACTTGTATGTATGCGGGCATCACAGCCCGCACACAAATAGGCGGAATCCGCCCGACAGTAAACGGTACATGTTGCGGAATGGCAACTGTCACACACCCTTGCCCAATTGTTACTATTCTCTTTTTTCAACATTGGACTAACTTTagttctctcttttcttttcttgctctCTATTTTGTGTTGTAAAACTTGTAGTTGAAGTTTAGCAGGAATGCTGGAGACTTATGGAGCACTGTGAAATGTGACGGGGCTGAGGAGGGAAAATGACAATTAGGCAACTACCAAGTGGGGAGAGAATCCACAGGTGACACGTGGAGAGAAGTTAATGGGTAAGAAAAGTTGTTTCATTATCTTGTGGTGGCTGGTGATTCTGGTGGGGTCGGTTGAACAAGTGGGTCCAGAGGCCTTTGGCTTTTGGAATCAATTGAGGTGGGAGAGGTTTGTCCAAGAGATTGGGGAGACTAGAGAGATTTAACTCTATTTAAGCATTTTATTacaatttctataaatacttttcatattttattaaatatagcaAGATGTTCCTGTTTTCGTATATATATCAAAGACTATATTGACACATTTCCCATCGTTTATCAGGTGTTACTGTACGTgtataaatcaatatatattgatgcACAATGGCCTATTATCACAGTTCAGCTTGTAAGTGATCGTGTTTAAGACATGATGACTTAACAATTAATTTCTTCTTCCAAATGTGCTTTTTATCTGATTTAGATTTCTCGTGTAAGATTTAGATTGTTAAAAGAAAGAGTAATGCTCCATTGATGTAAACAATCCAAGTCaactagaagaaaaaaattagtaagCCATTAATTCATCGAAGAAGTAATAATTTGAGAACGTTAATTACGAGACTGTATGCAAATAAATGTattgtttaaaatttgaagtataAATATTATGTAAGGAATGGGACATCCATTGCAAAAAAGTTTGAAACTGAAAGCTGGATTCTtgatttccctttttcttttaaaagcCATCCGATCTTCGGAAGGGACAAGGTTCCATTTTGCCTTATTACTATGtaaattagattaattttatcctccgtggatttttattttttttggttttcactCGGTATTTGAATCTCACCTACATTAAAGCTCCGATTAAACTCGAATCGCTCTTTGCGGGGCTATTTGGGGGTaatatttccaataaaatttTCTCCGTTACCTATGGCTCGATTTCGAGACCTTTGTTTAAAGATGAAGCACTCCCATCAGTGCGCCAAAATCCGTTGATTATTGGTGCAAATCCTCTCCACTTTTGCTTCCACCATTAGCACCTTGTCAAACACGACTAAGAGTGTGTTTGCATCGACTTAAAAGttgattaaatgaaaaatataaaaaaaataacttaaaattagtcaaaaatgacttataGTGCTAGGCAAGAtcaaaaatcacttaaaataagttaaatattaaatgtaggttttttctactttttattttttgacttaaaagttatttcaatttgacttttcattgttaatttaaaatctactttttaaagtcaatttaaACTAGCTTAAGGTTACGAAGAGAAGtatatttaaatcttttaagAACCCATAAGTGTATTTTAATACAAATGGTATATAACGGAGAAGCAAACCTCTGTAAATTGTTATCAGGTAGCCACTTTTAAGACTGCTAATTAATATAACGGACATTTATAATGTAATTGAAAAATAGTCATACCACTGTTAATTTTTCTTCTCCCACACTTTCTTCAAAACATTGTTCTAtagtttgaaattctttttacGCGTGAAAAGCTTCAGCTTAGTGAAGTTGtcattcttgaattcaaaaataGTAATGCACTTTTTTCTTAGAGAGAATTGATTTTGTAGAttaatcataactttttacgagggaattttaattttacacaCTCCAAAATTATTGTGAGAGCACATGCCCAGGATAGACACTACAAATGCTGTGTACTGTTACCAATTCCTAATGCACAGGAAAAAAAATGTCAGCGTCAACTCATTCATTTTTGTTGTCCTTGAAAATACTCATATTTGTTTAGGATAAACCCAAAAATGTATTTTGTGTTGAGAGACCTCGTGGCTGCTGCTCAGTCAGACATTAACACAGCTAGTAAAGCTGAGTCAGATGTGTTTTTGTGTAAGAATTTCACCCAATGGGTTGCTGCCAATTGAGATCCACCCTTAACCACAAGTTTTAGTGGGCTAGAAATCAGGGCCCAATTCACATGGATTTTGGGCCCAGTTGAAAGGTAAAGCCGCAATCAAAAACTTGATGAGATGGACAATGGCTTTCCTAACCCCAAACATTACTGGCCACTACTCTAATATCCTTAGCTTTGCATTTATTAGATTTGGATTTGCTGTCTTAATCATCTTCACAATGTTAGAtagacatgaaattttaagagcTACACACTCCTATTTTATATtacttgatcattttttttattcatatattaaaaaaagataattttactaataaacatgaatacttttaaaaataactagTTGTCAGAGTAAtacgaattttttttttttataatttaataagatagacaattaatatgaaatgatCAACAAATATAAATCGAGTGAGTGTATTTATCTTCATCCCTAGCCATTTATCTCAAAATGACTTGCATTTTCGTTTGTCAGTTATTGATAGCTTTACGTAAATCAATTGATGACTAGCATACAGATTGTCAGTCAGTCGGTCAATAAGCAACGTTTTGACCATCATATTTCCAATTCAGTTCCTCAACTGAGCTTATTGTTGACCAATGGCACTTGCAATATAGTAAAATCGAAATCTTTCAAAAACTTGCTAAATAAGCGTAAGCTATAAGCAACCTTAACAATTTGCACGTTCATCGTCGCAAACCTACAAATTCTGAAGTTCTGAATTTTCCTTTGCTTTAAACATGCATCATCGTTTTCTATTCTGAATTAACCTAAAGAGTCGTCTAGTTGGAAACCAGTTATTCCAGGATAAGAATGATTTATCCCACCATGTTTATGGAATAACTTATCTCAAACATATCAATCAAATAAGATATCTAAATTTTATCTCAGACTAATTTTTTAcctcaaaattatttatacttattCCTCAGACCAAACGACTGAACGAGCCCTTAAGGTTATAATATGTAGCTTTCCGTACGTAGTTGTAGCTTTCCGAGTTATGAGTTCAATGATCTTTCATTGAGATACCGTGTAAAATACTATCATTGTAACAACAGAGAATAACTAAGTGAAGTAATGACTCCTCTTCTATTTCACGGCATATGTTGATAGCATCCAAGTTAttaaagtataaaataattcatattttttacaaataaaataagtagtacATTTCTTTTGATTGATTAAGTGTAGTTGGAATGAATCTAACATTCTAACTCTGCCCCTTAACCGACAGTGTATATCTATTACAAGTGAAGCTTAAGCACATGGGAGTTTCATGTACTATACGTGGCAGCCTTTTCAGTCATTCCGTGATGACAATTGAAGTGTCCATGTATACGAGTAGTAGTACTTAAAATGAGCTAGGACCATATATTACTCTCACTCAATTTATAGTCATTTATTTAtctatacttcacataaatattagtgaaaaaaaatgtcaGGAGCACAGCCAAGGGGATGTCTAACACCAACTACCTATGAATCAGTTGATGAGAAGAAGCCTAGAATGAAAGTGCTATGTTTTTTCAATGCGTgatgaagaaaataataatagtcGATGTATATGAAATAATCCAAAGTTGGTAAACAATGATTCCACGCTTGCTTTAGTCTACTTTATTTAAGAACAAGCAGCCCTTTCACATCATTAGTCTCCACTAGGTTATTGGTTGTAGAATTTTTAGAAGGAAAAAAGACTTTGATATACTTCTTCATTTTGTCCTATAGAGTTGATATATGCTTCATTCCTTATACAAATagtttacatatatttttatcaattcaccaaaattactattttacaaaaatagtataaacatatttgataataagttttaagtattatttcaTTCAAAGAATTTATGACAAAAACACAAATAGTTGATAGAATAAACAGACATAAAATACTTCAAATACGTTTTATTAATTCGTTTCTCACacaaaaagttttaataaataCGTTTTATTAATTCGTTATTCACAAAcaagtttctaaattaaaaaaatgttaatgacAATAACAACTCCAACCTAGTCCTGTCTAAGAGATTTGAGaggaatataaaatataaaataatattaggaATATTAAGTAAggatataattggaaaaagtTAAACAATAATGAAAATACATTAAATTGATTGTTTAATAAAATGAGATGTTTTCATCAATACATAACAACGGAATTTAATAACGTCATACAATATACTTTCAGTTACAACTAAAATCAAcgttatatttataattacaatacaatagaaaataataatttaaacacagtacaaatataaaatggtgattttttttggacaaatgaataatatatatcacATGAATAGTGCAAAAGGAGTATGATTAAGCAATGAGCCTAGCCAGTAGTCTGCGTAGGCATCTAAAGGTGCATCCATGGCTTCATTAAGTATTGGGCTTTGGGCATTTGATTGTGTGATTTTTGATAGCAGGCTGTTGGAGAGATATTGGCTGGGTTGAACGTAATATGGGCCATATGAGTCCGGACATGGGCTTTGGCTTTGAAATCTCTTGCAGCCCAATatttatataagtaaaaatttaaggaatcccatagtgtaattcaataattacattctgtcccgacaaatttagtatttacaaaaaattccttaaatttgttgttctgtgatactttagactctagtgatacatggtaaatgatacatggtaagtttaaactgtagagaaaaaaatggggaaaaaacggtacaattaatgttgttactaaaacagcttaatttaaggtaacagatcattaatcaccataaaatcagcacgtaattggatattgatttcaaattttgaaaatcaaaattatatcatctattttgaaaacattttttatgaacaatctgttaaattttgaactacattaattttattgttgttatagtggatttttcaagatgaatacTTCGATTTTGATGATTCATTGAAAGAAGAATTCAGCTATCCAGAAAATGGTACTATCAAGATTGAggcttcatcatcatcatcatcccctACACCATCTGAGGAATCATCATCTTCGCCTGAGTCTGATATTACTTTCTTGGATTTCGCTAAACCATCTTTCGATGAATCAGAAAACTTCTTCTTACCCAAGTACCCTTCCGTGGAGATTGATTGGGCAGCTCTTTGATACTTTGTTGTAGTattactttgtttttttttgtttttataaaaaatatatcatgtaTGGTGTCAGGTATGGCCTCCTGCAATGGTGTTTTTGACATTTGCAGAGGTTGGTGTAGTAGTGAATAGAGTCATGTAGAGAGTCATGTAATAGTAAAGGTCACTCACTCTCCATCTTGTTCATGCTGTGGTTTTTGTATATGCATTGAACCAAAAGGGAGAGACTTTGTATCATGTATGTGTCTTGTTCATTTCTTAGCTTAATATAATCATATCTAATGTTTTAGTATGTATCTAAACTTGTGCTATTATATCATACAAACAATCTTTCAGTATTCCCAAAAACAAAGAATCCACTTAGCTAGTCAAGTAAAATAAGGTCCAAACATGAAGATTATTGAAgtgaatattgaatatttgaggtaaattattagttttatttttaaatagtgaCAGAAGTACCCGTTtacttaattttgatataatttgttTCGTGATATATTAAGTggcttttaaattttgtaaaatcgAGAAANNNNNNNNNNNNNNNNNNNNNNNNNNNNNNNNNNNNNNNNNNNNNNNNNNNNNNNNNNNNNNNNNNNNNNNNNNNNNNNNNNNNNNNNNNNNNNNNNNNNNNNNNNNNNNNNNNNNNNNNNNNNNNNNNNNNNNNNNNNNNNNNNNNNNNNNNNNNNNNNNNNNNNNNNNNNNNNNNNNNNNNNNNNNNNNNNNNNNNNNNNNNNNNNNNNNNNNNNNNNNNNNNNNNNNNNNNNNNNNNNNNNNNNNNNNNNNNNNNNNNNNNNNNNNNNNNNNNNNNNNNNNNNNNNNNNNNNNNNNNNNNNNNNNNNNNNNNNNNNNNNNNNNNNNNNNNNNNNNNNNNNNNNNNNNNNNNNNNNNNNNNNNNNNNNNNNNNNNNNNNNNNNNNNNNNNNNNNNNNNNNNNNNNNNNNNNNNNNNNNNNNNNNNNNNNNNNNNNNNNNNNNNNNNNNNNNNNNNNNNNNNNNNNNNNNNNNNNNNNNNNNNNNNNNNNNNNNNNNNNNNNNNNNNNNNNNNNNNNNNNNNNNNNNNNNNNNNNNNNNNNNNNNNNNNNNNNNNNNNNNNNNNNNNNNNNNNNNNNNNNNNNNNNNNNNNNNNNNNNNNNNNNNNNNNNNNNNNNNNNNNNNNNNNNNNNNNNNNNNNNNNNNNNNNNNNNNNNNNNNNNNNNNNNNNNNNNNNNNNNNNNNNNNNNNNNNNNNNNNNNNNNNNNNNNNNNNNNNNNNNNNNNNNNNNNNNNNNNNNNNNNNNNNNNNNNNNNNNNNNNNNNNNNNNNNNNNNNNNNNNNNNNNNNNNNNNNNNNNNNNNNNNNNNNNNNNNNNNNNNNNNNNNNNNNNNNNNNNNNNNNNNNNNNNNNNNNN
This window of the Solanum pennellii chromosome 2, SPENNV200 genome carries:
- the LOC107011051 gene encoding zinc finger protein CONSTANS-LIKE 2-like, with product MLKKENSNNWARVCDSCHSATCTVYCRADSAYLCAGCDARIHTSLMASRHERVWVCEACERAPAAFLCKADAASLCASCDADIHSANPLARRHHRVPIMPIPGTIYGPPAVHTISGGSMMIGGTTGEGTEDDGFLSLNQDADDTTIDEEDEDEAASWLLLNPPVKNNNKNNNYGMLFGGEVVDDYLDLAEYGGDSQFNDQYSVNQQQQHYSVPQKSYVEDSVVPVQNGQRKSLILYQPPQQQQSHHLNFQLGMEYDNSNTGYGYPASLSHSVSISSMDVSVVPESAQSETSISHPRPPKGTIDLFSGPPIQIPPQLTPMDREARVLRYREKKKNRKFEKTIRYASRKAYAETRPRIKGRFAKRTDVEVEVDQMFSTQLMTDSSYGIVPSF